The following are from one region of the Microbacterium sp. cx-55 genome:
- a CDS encoding cytochrome ubiquinol oxidase subunit I encodes MEFLDPLALARWQFGLTTLYHYLFVPLTLGMGLVVAIFQSAWVRTGHTKWLQLTRLFGKIFLINFAMGVVTGIVQEFQFGMNWSSYSRFVGDVFGAPLAFEGLLAFFFEATFIGLWIFGWDRLSKRLHLATIWMAWIGAVMSAYFILAANSFMQNPVGYQMSGDGRRAELIDIGAVLTNRVALATFPHTMFAAFMFAAAVVIAVAAWHLSRHRNQETMRPALRFGMWMMLISFAGVAIAGDALGLQMVATQPMKMAAAEALYNTACGPDASFSLFSLGTPDGTSEIWSLRVPYLLSFLSTHTFDGCVEGINNLNADYTQNWPMFADQLGGELPFAPVIWVTYWSFRWMMAFGAAAALVSVVGLWLTRTKAKRAVPQWAWRVAIWSAPLPMLGSLVGWVFTEMGRQPWIVFGLMLTEDGVSPSVPGWTVLISLVAFTLTYAVLAVVEFGLIRKAAQAGPEPIPEPGEGADADSDGHYTPTTVY; translated from the coding sequence ATGGAATTTCTGGATCCGCTCGCGCTTGCGCGCTGGCAGTTCGGGCTCACCACGCTCTACCACTACCTGTTCGTTCCCCTCACTCTCGGCATGGGTCTGGTCGTCGCGATCTTCCAGTCGGCGTGGGTGCGCACGGGGCACACGAAGTGGCTGCAGCTGACGCGTCTGTTCGGCAAGATCTTCCTCATCAACTTCGCCATGGGTGTGGTGACGGGCATCGTGCAGGAGTTCCAGTTCGGCATGAACTGGTCGTCGTACTCGCGCTTCGTCGGTGACGTCTTCGGGGCTCCCCTCGCCTTCGAGGGACTCCTCGCCTTCTTCTTCGAGGCGACGTTCATCGGGTTGTGGATCTTCGGCTGGGATCGGCTCTCGAAACGGCTGCACCTCGCGACCATCTGGATGGCGTGGATCGGCGCCGTCATGTCGGCCTACTTCATCCTCGCCGCGAACTCGTTCATGCAGAACCCGGTCGGGTACCAGATGTCTGGCGACGGCCGCCGCGCCGAACTCATCGACATCGGCGCCGTGCTGACCAACCGCGTCGCTCTGGCGACCTTCCCGCACACCATGTTCGCCGCCTTCATGTTCGCCGCGGCGGTCGTTATCGCGGTCGCCGCCTGGCACCTCTCGCGTCACCGCAACCAGGAGACGATGCGTCCGGCGCTGCGGTTCGGCATGTGGATGATGCTCATCTCCTTCGCCGGTGTCGCGATCGCCGGAGACGCCCTCGGTCTCCAGATGGTGGCGACGCAGCCGATGAAGATGGCGGCGGCGGAAGCGTTGTACAACACCGCCTGCGGGCCGGATGCCTCGTTCTCCCTCTTCTCCCTCGGCACGCCCGACGGGACGAGCGAGATCTGGTCACTGCGCGTGCCTTATCTGCTCTCGTTCCTGTCGACCCACACGTTCGACGGATGCGTCGAGGGCATCAACAACCTGAACGCCGATTACACCCAGAACTGGCCGATGTTCGCCGACCAGCTTGGCGGCGAACTTCCGTTCGCGCCCGTCATCTGGGTCACGTACTGGTCGTTCCGCTGGATGATGGCGTTCGGCGCGGCCGCCGCGCTCGTCTCCGTGGTCGGCCTGTGGCTCACCCGCACGAAGGCGAAGCGCGCGGTGCCCCAGTGGGCATGGCGGGTCGCGATCTGGTCGGCGCCCCTCCCCATGCTCGGCAGCCTGGTCGGCTGGGTCTTCACCGAGATGGGCCGGCAGCCCTGGATCGTGTTCGGGCTCATGCTCACCGAGGACGGCGTCTCCCCCAGCGTCCCCGGATGGACGGTCCTGATATCGCTCGTCGCGTTCACGTTGACCTACGCCGTGCTCGCGGTCGTCGAGTTCGGCCTCATCCGCAAGGCCGCGCAGGCGGGGCCGGAGCCCATCCCCGAGCCGGGTGAGGGCGCGGATGCGGACTCCGACGGCCACTACACCCCGACCACGGTCTACTAG
- a CDS encoding amino acid ABC transporter ATP-binding/permease protein, translating to MRTAEVLRSAQPPIRRFWGPLAAGFGTAVSAIALLAASAWLITRSAEQPAVMYITAVVVAVRAFALGRGVFRYLERLTGHDATLGQLAGVRAALVRRIVPLAPDGLGGARRGALLSRLVDDVDELQNLPLRVVMPLAVAGTASLASVVFVAFLSPLAAVTLAACLVVAFALAVWLGWLLGARAERQIAPLRSRLADALVDELTSLDVLTAFDATDAAHARVRAADEALRRAIVRRAGAQGFTSGAVSLLAGVASVAALLVALPGLSAGAMAGPAFAVVVLLPMAVFEIFGPVPLALASWRQVRSAAERVARTVPDAVPAGIPQNEPAATGSAPALGTGISLRGLSARWPDRGGNVDGDAVAPTAATPAPPVDASDSDSGRLIAVDLDVAPGERVLITGPSGAGKTTLAHVLVRFLDYGGSYRIGDVEARTVNGDDLRRTVGLCEQSPYLFDESLRQNLLFARDSATDDDLWAALERVGLAGWTAERGGLDASLGERGALVSGGQAQRIALARALLADFPVLVLDEPTAGVDPAASDALLGDLLGAVGTERAVILISHVDVPAGLVDREVRLEAGRLA from the coding sequence ATGAGAACCGCCGAGGTGCTGCGCTCCGCCCAACCCCCGATCCGTCGTTTCTGGGGGCCGCTGGCCGCCGGTTTCGGCACCGCGGTCAGCGCGATCGCCCTGTTGGCCGCGAGCGCCTGGCTGATCACACGATCGGCCGAACAGCCCGCGGTCATGTACATCACGGCCGTCGTCGTCGCGGTACGCGCGTTTGCGCTCGGTCGCGGCGTCTTCCGCTACCTCGAACGTCTCACCGGGCATGACGCGACGCTCGGTCAGCTCGCCGGGGTGCGCGCGGCGCTGGTGCGCCGGATCGTGCCGCTCGCCCCGGACGGCCTGGGCGGTGCGCGGCGCGGTGCGTTGCTCTCGCGGCTGGTCGACGACGTCGACGAGCTGCAGAACCTGCCGCTGCGCGTGGTCATGCCACTCGCAGTGGCCGGAACGGCGTCGCTCGCGAGCGTCGTCTTCGTCGCATTCCTCTCGCCCCTGGCCGCCGTCACCCTCGCCGCCTGCCTCGTCGTCGCCTTCGCTCTCGCGGTCTGGCTCGGCTGGCTCCTCGGCGCCCGCGCCGAGCGTCAGATCGCTCCGCTGCGCTCACGTCTGGCCGACGCGCTCGTCGACGAGCTGACGTCACTCGACGTGCTGACCGCGTTCGATGCAACGGATGCGGCGCATGCCCGGGTTCGTGCCGCGGACGAGGCGCTGCGCCGAGCGATCGTCCGCCGCGCCGGAGCGCAGGGTTTCACCTCCGGCGCCGTGTCACTGCTCGCGGGTGTCGCCTCGGTCGCTGCCCTGCTCGTCGCCCTACCCGGGCTGAGCGCGGGCGCGATGGCCGGCCCGGCGTTCGCCGTGGTCGTGCTGTTGCCGATGGCCGTCTTCGAGATCTTCGGCCCCGTTCCGCTCGCGCTCGCGTCATGGCGCCAGGTGCGGTCTGCGGCCGAACGCGTCGCACGGACCGTTCCGGATGCGGTGCCCGCCGGCATTCCGCAGAACGAACCGGCCGCGACCGGATCGGCGCCTGCCCTCGGCACCGGTATCTCGCTGCGGGGCCTCAGCGCACGCTGGCCCGACCGCGGCGGGAACGTCGATGGAGACGCCGTCGCGCCCACCGCGGCGACGCCCGCACCGCCGGTGGATGCATCCGACTCCGATTCGGGCCGACTCATCGCGGTCGATCTCGACGTCGCGCCGGGCGAGCGCGTGCTGATCACCGGGCCGAGCGGCGCGGGAAAAACGACGCTCGCGCACGTCCTGGTGCGCTTCCTGGACTACGGCGGGTCGTATCGGATCGGCGATGTCGAGGCCCGCACGGTGAACGGCGATGATCTGCGGCGCACCGTGGGGCTATGCGAGCAGTCGCCGTACCTGTTCGACGAGTCCCTGCGGCAGAACCTGCTGTTCGCCCGGGACTCGGCCACCGACGACGACCTGTGGGCGGCGCTCGAACGGGTCGGTCTCGCGGGGTGGACCGCAGAGCGCGGGGGGCTCGACGCGAGCCTCGGCGAACGCGGCGCGCTCGTCTCGGGCGGCCAGGCCCAGCGCATCGCCCTCGCGCGGGCCCTCCTCGCCGACTTCCCGGTGCTCGTGCTCGACGAACCGACGGCGGGGGTCGACCCCGCCGCCTCCGATGCGCTGCTCGGCGACCTGCTCGGCGCAGTCGGCACCGAACGCGCCGTCATCCTCATCTCGCACGTCGACGTGCCGGCCGGACTCGTCGACCGCGAGGTGCGCCTGGAAGCCGGGCGCCTGGCCTGA
- a CDS encoding GNAT family N-acetyltransferase yields MSRIRPFRVGDEADLADICVRTAAAGADATGALSDDGIWAEIFVLPYVARHPDTAFVVEGEGRVLGYAVAAPDTVAFEEWFRSEWWPVRAARFAREGADPREAGLLAYADARGSRVDPRAAKYPAHLHIDLLPDLQGQGFGRALIERLGETLRSRGVTGVHLVASAENTAAVGFYDRLGFTRLPSAAGEQAFGLIL; encoded by the coding sequence ATGAGCCGCATCCGCCCTTTCCGCGTCGGCGATGAGGCCGACCTCGCCGACATCTGCGTGCGGACGGCTGCCGCGGGTGCGGATGCGACGGGCGCGCTGTCCGACGACGGCATCTGGGCTGAGATCTTCGTGCTGCCCTATGTGGCGCGACACCCCGACACCGCGTTCGTGGTGGAGGGAGAGGGGCGGGTGCTCGGCTACGCCGTGGCCGCTCCCGACACGGTCGCTTTCGAAGAGTGGTTCCGGTCGGAGTGGTGGCCGGTGCGCGCCGCCCGCTTCGCCCGCGAGGGCGCCGACCCGCGCGAGGCCGGGCTGCTCGCGTACGCCGACGCGCGGGGCAGTCGCGTCGATCCGCGCGCGGCGAAGTATCCCGCCCATCTGCACATCGATCTGCTTCCGGACCTGCAGGGGCAGGGGTTCGGGCGCGCCCTGATCGAGCGGCTCGGTGAGACGCTCCGTTCGCGGGGTGTCACCGGCGTCCACCTGGTCGCGTCCGCCGAGAACACCGCCGCCGTCGGGTTCTACGACCGGCTCGGCTTCACGCGACTGCCGTCGGCCGCGGGGGAGCAGGCCTTCGGGCTCATCCTCTAG
- the cydB gene encoding cytochrome d ubiquinol oxidase subunit II — MDLAYVWFFIVGILFVGYFVLDGFDFGVGMSLPFLGKDDIGRRQIINTIGPVWDLNETWVIVAGACLFAAFPEWYATLFSGFYLALLLILLALIVRGVSFEYRHQRDSLKWKRGFDTMIVVGSAVPAFLWGVAVANIVQGVPLDAAHEFTGSLLTLLNPYGLLGGLTTLLLFFTHGVYFVALKTDGAVRSDARRLAGRSGLLTVVVAAVFLLWTVLNATNAGAPALMLVVVCAGLAAVLLIGSLIANRIDREGWAFAFGAATVAFAVLTLWFALFPNVMPSTGDPAGTLTIENASSTDYTLTIMTWAAVIFLPLVLLYQGWTYWIFRKRVTRSRIEKAAAVAH, encoded by the coding sequence ATGGATCTCGCATACGTCTGGTTCTTCATCGTCGGCATCCTGTTCGTGGGGTACTTCGTGCTCGACGGGTTCGACTTCGGCGTCGGCATGTCGCTGCCCTTCCTCGGTAAGGACGACATCGGTCGCCGGCAGATCATCAACACGATCGGCCCGGTCTGGGACCTCAACGAGACCTGGGTCATCGTGGCCGGCGCATGCCTATTCGCGGCCTTCCCGGAGTGGTACGCCACGCTCTTCAGCGGGTTCTACCTCGCGCTCCTGCTGATCCTGCTCGCGCTCATCGTCCGCGGTGTCTCATTCGAGTACCGCCACCAGCGCGACAGCCTGAAGTGGAAGCGCGGCTTCGACACGATGATCGTGGTCGGCTCCGCGGTCCCCGCGTTCCTCTGGGGCGTCGCCGTGGCGAACATCGTGCAGGGCGTGCCGCTGGATGCCGCTCACGAGTTCACCGGCTCCCTGCTGACACTGCTGAACCCGTACGGCCTGCTCGGCGGCCTGACGACTCTGCTGCTCTTCTTCACCCACGGCGTGTATTTCGTCGCGCTGAAGACCGATGGCGCTGTGCGCTCGGACGCGCGTCGACTCGCGGGCCGGTCGGGGCTGCTCACGGTCGTCGTCGCCGCCGTGTTCCTGCTCTGGACCGTGCTGAACGCGACGAACGCGGGCGCACCGGCGCTCATGCTCGTGGTCGTCTGCGCGGGCCTCGCCGCCGTGCTGCTGATCGGCTCGCTGATCGCCAACCGGATCGACCGCGAGGGTTGGGCGTTCGCGTTCGGCGCCGCAACGGTGGCGTTCGCCGTGCTCACCCTGTGGTTCGCGCTCTTCCCGAACGTGATGCCCTCCACGGGAGACCCGGCGGGCACGCTCACGATCGAGAACGCGTCGAGCACCGACTACACGCTCACGATCATGACCTGGGCGGCGGTGATCTTCCTTCCGCTCGTGCTGCTGTACCAGGGCTGGACGTACTGGATCTTCCGCAAGCGCGTCACGCGGTCGCGCATCGAGAAGGCAGCAGCAGTCGCGCACTGA
- a CDS encoding ABC transporter permease: MSRRTPAFVPRALVAPAALGLAFLVVPLVALVARVQWSTLWQDVTSPAALSALGLSLGTGLVATVLCLLVGVPLALLIARSGARAAAILRAAVTVPLVLPPMVGGIALLFLFGRNGWLGGALDLVGVRLPFTTAAVVLAQAFVALPFLVLALEGALRATGTGYEQAAAALGAGRWTVLRRVTLPLAAPGLVTGTVLCFARAIGEFGATALFAGNAPGVTQTMPLAIYTAFNGAGVSQGTAVALALLLLVTAVLVLVLVRAWRPEAVR; encoded by the coding sequence GTGAGTCGTCGGACTCCGGCGTTCGTGCCGCGTGCGCTTGTCGCGCCCGCGGCACTCGGTCTGGCGTTCCTCGTCGTTCCCCTGGTCGCGCTCGTCGCGCGCGTGCAGTGGTCGACGCTGTGGCAGGACGTCACCTCTCCGGCCGCGCTCTCGGCCCTCGGCCTCTCGCTCGGCACCGGGCTCGTGGCGACCGTCCTGTGCCTGCTCGTGGGTGTTCCGCTCGCGCTCCTGATCGCCCGTTCCGGGGCGAGGGCCGCCGCGATCCTCCGTGCGGCCGTGACGGTGCCGCTCGTGCTGCCGCCCATGGTGGGTGGAATCGCGCTCCTGTTTCTCTTCGGCCGCAACGGGTGGCTCGGCGGCGCCCTGGATCTCGTGGGCGTCCGGTTGCCGTTCACGACGGCGGCGGTGGTGCTCGCGCAGGCCTTCGTCGCGCTGCCGTTCCTCGTGCTGGCCCTCGAGGGGGCGCTCCGGGCAACGGGCACCGGGTACGAGCAGGCGGCGGCCGCCCTCGGTGCCGGGCGCTGGACAGTGCTCCGTCGGGTGACCCTGCCGTTGGCCGCCCCGGGGCTCGTGACCGGAACGGTTCTGTGCTTCGCGCGGGCGATCGGCGAGTTCGGCGCCACCGCGCTGTTCGCGGGGAACGCGCCGGGCGTGACCCAGACCATGCCGCTCGCGATCTACACCGCGTTCAATGGCGCCGGGGTGTCGCAGGGCACCGCCGTCGCGCTCGCGCTCCTGCTGCTCGTGACCGCCGTGCTCGTGCTCGTGCTCGTGCGGGCCTGGCGACCGGAGGCGGTGCGATGA
- the fdhD gene encoding formate dehydrogenase accessory sulfurtransferase FdhD has translation MGRITTRRPVVRITLGQEPHKRADVLAAEEPLEIRVGGRPLAVTMRTPGHDVELAAGFLVSEAIIGRGDEFSNAIHCGGPGTGGVENTYNVLDVTLAPGVAPPAPEATRNFFTTSSCGVCGKASIEAIETVSRYDVAGDDSTVDAALVATFPDRLRAEQAVFAKTGGLHAAALFDAATGELLVVREDVGRHNAVDKVIGWAALHDRLPLRGAVLQVSGRTSFELVQKAVMAGIPILTAVSAPSSLAVELADASGLTLVGFLRPPSMNVYTRADRIRT, from the coding sequence GTGGGGCGCATCACGACCCGGCGGCCCGTGGTTCGGATCACCCTCGGGCAAGAACCGCACAAGCGAGCCGACGTGCTCGCGGCAGAAGAGCCCCTCGAGATCCGGGTCGGCGGTCGCCCGCTCGCTGTGACGATGCGCACCCCCGGACACGACGTCGAGCTCGCCGCGGGCTTTCTCGTCTCGGAGGCGATCATCGGTCGCGGTGACGAGTTCTCGAACGCGATCCACTGCGGCGGGCCGGGAACGGGCGGCGTCGAGAACACGTACAACGTGCTCGATGTGACACTCGCCCCGGGCGTCGCACCTCCCGCCCCGGAAGCGACGCGGAACTTCTTCACGACCAGCTCGTGCGGTGTGTGCGGGAAGGCATCGATCGAGGCGATCGAGACGGTGTCGCGCTACGACGTCGCCGGCGACGATTCCACCGTGGATGCGGCCCTGGTCGCGACCTTCCCCGACCGGCTCCGCGCGGAGCAGGCGGTGTTCGCGAAGACCGGCGGCCTCCACGCCGCCGCGCTGTTCGATGCGGCGACGGGCGAGCTTCTCGTGGTTCGGGAAGACGTCGGTCGCCACAACGCGGTCGACAAGGTCATCGGCTGGGCGGCGCTTCACGATCGCTTGCCGCTCCGGGGCGCCGTGCTCCAGGTGTCGGGGCGCACGAGCTTCGAGCTCGTGCAGAAGGCGGTCATGGCGGGGATCCCGATCCTCACCGCCGTCTCTGCGCCGTCCTCGCTCGCGGTCGAGCTCGCGGATGCGTCCGGTCTCACGCTCGTCGGATTCCTTCGACCGCCGTCGATGAACGTCTACACGCGGGCTGACCGCATCCGGACCTGA
- the moaA gene encoding GTP 3',8-cyclase MoaA, with product MTAPGEGGPLADTFGRVHRDLRISLTDRCSLRCTYCMPEQGNEWLARQSILTLDEIVRVARVAAAAGITTFRLTGGEPLLRRDIVDVVRELAAIESPDGPVQIAMTTNGIRLPDVLPALIDAGLKRVNISIDTLDREKFAALTRRDRLDDVLEAIAAASASGLRPLKLNAVAMRGVNDDELADLVAFAMEHGAQMRFIEQMPLDAGHTWDRSAMVTREEIVGALAARWTLTPVPGRGGAPAERWTIDGGPHTVGVIASVTAPFCGDCDRLRLTADGQLRNCLFSETEYDLVPILRADGTDADVDRMLRSCVHGKLAGHAIDDPSFLQPARGMNAIGG from the coding sequence ATGACCGCTCCCGGCGAAGGCGGTCCGCTCGCCGACACGTTCGGCCGGGTCCACCGCGACCTGCGCATCTCCTTGACCGACCGCTGCTCGCTGCGCTGCACCTATTGCATGCCCGAGCAGGGCAACGAATGGCTGGCGCGTCAGAGCATTTTGACGCTGGATGAGATCGTCCGGGTCGCCCGCGTTGCCGCCGCCGCCGGGATCACGACGTTCCGCCTGACCGGCGGGGAGCCGCTCCTGCGCCGCGACATCGTCGATGTCGTCCGCGAGCTCGCCGCCATCGAATCCCCCGACGGCCCGGTGCAGATCGCGATGACCACCAACGGCATCCGTCTTCCCGACGTCCTGCCCGCGCTCATCGACGCGGGTCTGAAGCGGGTGAACATCTCGATCGACACCCTCGACCGGGAGAAGTTCGCAGCGCTCACCCGCCGGGACCGCCTCGACGACGTGCTCGAAGCGATCGCGGCGGCTTCCGCATCCGGTCTCCGCCCGCTCAAGCTGAACGCCGTCGCGATGCGCGGCGTGAACGACGACGAACTCGCCGATCTCGTGGCCTTCGCGATGGAGCACGGGGCGCAGATGCGTTTCATCGAACAGATGCCCCTCGACGCCGGACACACCTGGGATCGTTCCGCGATGGTCACGCGGGAAGAGATCGTCGGCGCGCTCGCCGCGCGCTGGACCCTCACGCCCGTGCCCGGTCGCGGCGGCGCACCCGCCGAACGGTGGACGATCGACGGGGGCCCCCACACCGTCGGTGTGATCGCCTCGGTGACGGCGCCGTTCTGCGGTGACTGCGACCGACTGCGCCTCACCGCCGACGGCCAGCTGCGCAACTGCCTCTTCTCCGAGACGGAGTACGACCTCGTGCCGATCCTTCGCGCGGACGGTACGGATGCGGACGTCGACCGGATGCTGCGCTCCTGCGTGCACGGCAAGCTCGCCGGCCACGCGATCGACGACCCGTCGTTCCTGCAGCCCGCGCGCGGCATGAACGCCATCGGCGGCTGA
- a CDS encoding sulfate/molybdate ABC transporter ATP-binding protein: MSETLDADVTVDYPSGFTLSARLVAASGTTVAVMGPSGAGKSTLLAAIAGLVALDAGHVRLGERTLSDGRMRIAAARRGTVLLGQDPRLFPHLSARENVAFGPRAAGVAVAEARRTADELLARVGLAEAGDRRPAALSGGQQQRVAVARALAASPGLILLDEPFTSLDPVTASGIRTMLSAQLADRTCIIVTHDAVDAVALADRVAVVEDGRITQSGRVRDVLRAPSTAFVASLAGLNRVVGVSAGGACRVGDVAFAGDRGARVPDGQSVAAVFRPADARIVPGNVHGSGTSRTTTWHAVVARLEQTVGGVRVHTVAAGGSIQVAVDVATDELADAGLVPGVEIVVQVPATTVRLLPV, encoded by the coding sequence ATGAGCGAGACGCTCGATGCCGACGTCACGGTCGACTACCCCAGCGGGTTCACGCTGTCGGCGCGGCTCGTGGCCGCATCCGGCACCACTGTGGCCGTCATGGGTCCGAGCGGCGCCGGCAAGTCGACCCTGCTCGCCGCGATCGCCGGATTGGTGGCGCTGGACGCCGGACACGTCAGGCTCGGCGAGCGCACCCTGTCGGACGGGCGGATGCGGATCGCCGCCGCGCGTCGCGGCACGGTGCTGCTCGGGCAGGACCCGCGGCTCTTCCCGCACCTCTCCGCGCGTGAGAACGTCGCCTTCGGTCCGCGCGCCGCCGGTGTCGCGGTGGCCGAGGCGCGCCGGACGGCCGACGAGCTGCTCGCGCGCGTCGGTCTCGCCGAGGCGGGCGACCGTCGCCCCGCAGCCCTTTCAGGGGGTCAGCAGCAGCGCGTCGCGGTCGCGCGGGCGCTCGCCGCATCGCCCGGCCTCATCCTTCTCGACGAGCCGTTCACCTCGCTGGATCCGGTGACCGCGAGCGGCATCCGGACGATGCTCAGTGCCCAGCTCGCCGACCGCACGTGCATCATCGTCACGCACGACGCCGTCGATGCGGTGGCGCTCGCCGACCGGGTCGCCGTCGTTGAGGACGGGCGGATCACCCAGTCCGGGCGCGTCCGTGACGTGCTGCGTGCGCCCTCGACGGCCTTCGTCGCCTCGCTCGCCGGCCTCAACCGGGTCGTCGGCGTCTCAGCCGGTGGCGCGTGCCGCGTCGGCGACGTGGCGTTCGCGGGGGACCGCGGGGCCCGCGTGCCGGACGGCCAGTCGGTCGCCGCCGTCTTCCGGCCCGCCGACGCGCGCATCGTGCCCGGGAACGTGCACGGGAGCGGCACCAGTAGGACGACCACCTGGCACGCCGTGGTCGCACGACTCGAGCAGACCGTCGGCGGGGTGCGCGTGCACACCGTGGCCGCGGGCGGCAGCATCCAGGTGGCGGTCGACGTCGCGACCGACGAGCTGGCGGATGCGGGCCTGGTTCCCGGCGTCGAGATCGTGGTGCAGGTGCCGGCGACGACCGTGCGGCTGCTGCCGGTCTGA
- the cydD gene encoding thiol reductant ABC exporter subunit CydD, whose translation MTTDAAPAAPRVSNRPVDPRLLRYSTASRGFLLVTAAIVLAQTGVILGFAWLLTVALVGAIAGEPVADLIPALAGAAALALLRGLLIAASERTSAIGAARASLQLRDRLVRAVEALGPGWLAARNTSSLAVTAGHGLEALDAYFGRYLPQLVATAITMPILILAILVADPISGITVIVTVPLIPVFMVLIGLATRAVQNRQYATLHRLAARFSDTVAGLGTLKIFGRQHRAAEGIETVTRDYKRETMSVLRVSFMSGFALEFLASISVAILAVTIGFRLLGGEMPLLVGLFVLLLAPEAYLPLRQVGVQFHAAAEGVAATDEIFQVLDTAQGVPAPTAPEARADAVPAGPLVSARGLVVRRGQRVIGPLDLDVSAGEIVLLEGPSGAGKSSILSALLGFVPAEGIIHAGATSAREVLAWAGQRPGLLSGTIAENVALGDPAPDAERVARCLADAGVDVPASVVLGAAGAGISGGQAQRVAIARALYRLRSGRARVLALDEPSSALDGATEARLWQTLRRVADTEQAGVLLISHRRSARDIADRITSLPALEGASGGRA comes from the coding sequence GTGACCACGGATGCTGCTCCCGCCGCCCCGCGCGTGAGCAATCGGCCGGTCGATCCGCGCCTGCTGCGGTACAGCACCGCGTCGCGCGGGTTCCTGCTGGTCACCGCGGCCATCGTTCTCGCCCAGACCGGCGTGATCCTCGGGTTCGCCTGGCTTCTGACCGTGGCCCTCGTCGGTGCGATCGCCGGCGAGCCGGTCGCGGATCTCATCCCCGCCCTCGCCGGCGCGGCCGCACTCGCCCTCCTCCGCGGCCTGCTCATCGCGGCGTCCGAACGCACGTCGGCGATCGGCGCGGCGCGGGCGTCGCTGCAGCTCCGCGACCGGTTGGTGCGGGCCGTCGAGGCCCTCGGCCCGGGATGGCTGGCGGCGCGCAACACTTCGTCGCTCGCCGTCACCGCCGGCCACGGCTTGGAAGCCCTCGACGCCTACTTCGGGCGGTACCTGCCGCAGCTGGTCGCCACCGCGATCACGATGCCGATCCTCATCCTCGCGATCCTGGTCGCCGACCCGATCTCGGGGATCACGGTGATCGTCACCGTCCCGCTCATCCCCGTCTTCATGGTGCTGATCGGTCTGGCGACGCGCGCGGTGCAGAACCGGCAGTATGCGACGCTCCATCGACTCGCGGCACGGTTCTCCGACACGGTCGCGGGCCTCGGCACGCTGAAGATCTTCGGCCGTCAGCACCGGGCCGCCGAGGGCATCGAGACCGTCACCCGCGACTACAAGCGCGAGACCATGTCGGTGCTGCGGGTGTCGTTCATGTCGGGCTTCGCGCTGGAGTTCCTCGCCTCGATCTCGGTGGCGATCCTCGCGGTGACGATCGGCTTCCGCCTCCTCGGCGGCGAGATGCCGCTGCTCGTCGGACTCTTCGTGCTCCTGCTCGCGCCCGAGGCGTATCTGCCGCTCCGTCAGGTCGGCGTGCAGTTCCACGCCGCGGCCGAGGGCGTGGCGGCGACCGACGAGATCTTCCAGGTGCTGGATACCGCGCAGGGCGTCCCGGCACCGACGGCCCCGGAAGCGCGGGCCGACGCCGTGCCGGCCGGGCCGCTGGTGTCGGCGCGTGGCCTGGTCGTGCGCCGCGGCCAGCGCGTCATCGGACCGCTCGACCTCGACGTCTCCGCGGGCGAGATCGTGCTGCTCGAGGGGCCGAGCGGCGCGGGCAAGTCCAGCATCCTGTCCGCACTCCTCGGATTCGTGCCCGCCGAGGGAATCATCCACGCCGGCGCGACGTCGGCGCGTGAGGTGCTGGCGTGGGCGGGCCAGCGCCCGGGCCTGCTCTCCGGCACGATCGCGGAGAACGTCGCGCTCGGCGATCCGGCACCGGATGCGGAGCGCGTCGCCCGATGCCTCGCAGACGCGGGCGTCGATGTGCCCGCATCCGTCGTTCTGGGCGCCGCCGGGGCGGGAATCTCGGGCGGGCAGGCGCAGCGGGTCGCGATCGCGCGCGCGCTGTACCGCCTGCGGAGCGGACGTGCACGGGTTCTCGCTCTCGATGAGCCGTCGAGTGCCCTCGACGGCGCGACCGAGGCTCGGCTGTGGCAGACGCTTCGACGGGTGGCCGATACCGAGCAGGCGGGCGTGCTGCTGATCTCGCACCGCCGGTCCGCCCGCGACATCGCCGACCGCATCACCTCCTTGCCCGCGCTCGAGGGTGCGAGCGGAGGACGCGCATGA